One Weissella ceti DNA window includes the following coding sequences:
- the recN gene encoding DNA repair protein RecN: MLQELSIQNFAIIPKLNISFEPEMTVLTGETGAGKSIIIDAVGLLTGGRGSQEYIREGADKSVLQGLVGINEQPELMALLETHGIEVEDGQLLIHRELHRSGRNVIRINGSLINTTALKEIGRYLVDIHGQNDTQDLMQVEKHISLLDEFGFETIGPLKEKYAAIFAEYQNLKRALKKRQSDEQAWAQRLDTLTFQVNELQAADLRAGEEEELDAEYQELTNFQDVLEALSKASEVLTGDWENNGTESVGTALGALEDIEELSPRYTKLAESMREVYYNLRDVSSEIDSVRDGLEFDGEQLQYVNDRLNLIHSLEQKYGATIEDVLKHQERVEQELDDMGGDQQSADELAQQVQVLAEQAEKIAAELHNARMAAGEQLVTLIHEQLQDLHMSKAEFQVHVDQLADLQADGKDNVEFFIQTNEGEQAKPLVKIASGGELSRMMLAMKMIFSRQQGVTSIVFDEVDTGVSGRVAQAMADKIADMASHSQVLTITHLPQVAAVAQHHVFIHKEVIDGRTETSVDRLDGEARVDELARMLSGDELTEAAKSNARDLIQRAAERRTAQA; the protein is encoded by the coding sequence ATGTTACAAGAATTGTCTATTCAAAATTTTGCGATTATTCCTAAGTTAAATATTAGCTTTGAACCCGAAATGACTGTGCTAACTGGGGAGACCGGAGCTGGAAAGTCAATTATCATCGATGCCGTTGGTTTATTGACCGGTGGCCGTGGTTCACAGGAATACATTCGTGAAGGTGCTGATAAGTCAGTCTTGCAAGGATTGGTTGGTATTAATGAACAACCAGAATTGATGGCTTTGCTAGAGACACACGGGATTGAAGTGGAAGATGGTCAATTATTGATCCATCGTGAACTACACCGTAGTGGACGAAATGTGATTCGTATTAATGGTAGTTTAATCAATACGACTGCGTTGAAAGAAATTGGCCGTTATCTAGTTGATATTCATGGCCAAAATGATACGCAAGATTTGATGCAAGTCGAAAAGCACATTAGCTTACTTGATGAATTTGGGTTTGAAACCATTGGCCCACTGAAAGAGAAGTATGCTGCTATTTTTGCGGAGTATCAAAACCTAAAGCGTGCTTTGAAGAAGCGTCAAAGTGATGAACAAGCATGGGCCCAACGTCTGGATACATTGACTTTCCAAGTGAATGAATTGCAGGCTGCAGATTTACGTGCCGGTGAAGAAGAAGAACTAGACGCTGAATATCAAGAATTGACTAATTTTCAAGATGTCTTAGAAGCACTATCAAAGGCCAGTGAAGTATTAACTGGTGATTGGGAAAACAATGGAACTGAAAGTGTCGGTACTGCATTAGGTGCTTTGGAAGACATTGAAGAACTATCACCGCGTTATACAAAGCTGGCTGAATCTATGCGCGAAGTGTACTACAATCTACGTGATGTAAGCAGTGAGATTGATTCTGTACGTGATGGCTTGGAATTTGACGGTGAACAATTACAATATGTGAATGATCGCTTGAATTTGATTCACAGTTTGGAACAAAAGTACGGGGCAACCATCGAAGATGTCCTTAAACACCAAGAACGTGTTGAACAAGAATTGGATGACATGGGTGGTGACCAACAATCAGCGGATGAACTTGCACAACAAGTACAAGTCTTGGCTGAGCAAGCTGAAAAAATTGCGGCAGAATTACACAATGCACGTATGGCTGCGGGTGAGCAATTGGTTACATTGATCCATGAACAACTGCAAGATTTGCATATGAGTAAGGCAGAGTTCCAAGTTCACGTTGATCAATTGGCTGATTTACAAGCTGATGGAAAAGATAATGTTGAATTCTTCATTCAAACGAATGAAGGTGAACAAGCCAAGCCATTGGTCAAGATTGCATCAGGTGGTGAATTGTCCCGTATGATGCTAGCGATGAAGATGATTTTCTCACGTCAACAAGGTGTGACGTCAATTGTCTTTGACGAAGTGGATACTGGGGTATCTGGTCGTGTCGCGCAAGCAATGGCGGACAAGATTGCAGATATGGCGAGTCATTCACAAGTTTTGACAATTACACATTTACCTCAGGTTGCTGCGGTGGCACAACATCATGTGTTTATCCATAAAGAAGTGATTGATGGACGTACTGAAACGTCAGTTGATCGTCTAGATGGTGAAGCGCGTGTTGATGAATTAGCGCGTATGTTGTCAGGGGATGAATTAACGGAAGCAGCGAAAAGTAATGCGCGTGATTTGATTCAACGTGCTGCTGAACGCCGCACTGCACAAGCATAA
- a CDS encoding arginine repressor codes for MAKNKQERQQDIRRLITQQQIRRQEDLVQQLNQLGWQVTQATVSRDISEMQLVKVPLAEGGFTYATMSHDDYRSQLRHILHETTTQYNVQDNLVMVKVSPGSGPALKIALEEVNAPEMFGIVGDDTGVLLILKKDVDASEFMTNMMDVRH; via the coding sequence ATGGCGAAAAATAAGCAAGAACGACAACAAGATATCCGACGTTTAATTACGCAACAACAAATTCGACGTCAAGAAGATTTGGTGCAACAATTAAACCAATTAGGATGGCAAGTAACACAAGCAACGGTGTCACGTGATATCTCAGAAATGCAATTGGTTAAAGTGCCGCTTGCTGAAGGTGGATTTACGTATGCAACGATGTCACATGATGATTACCGTAGCCAACTACGCCATATCCTACATGAAACAACGACACAGTATAATGTCCAAGACAATCTGGTCATGGTGAAAGTATCACCAGGATCAGGCCCAGCATTGAAGATTGCATTGGAAGAAGTGAATGCACCAGAAATGTTTGGGATTGTTGGTGATGACACAGGTGTACTATTAATTTTGAAAAAAGATGTTGATGCGTCAGAATTCATGACCAACATGATGGATGTGCGTCATTAA
- a CDS encoding TlyA family RNA methyltransferase: MGVEKERVDILAVQQGLFESREQAKRAIMAGQILGDKEERKDKPGEKIPVTTELHLKGAPMPYVSRGGFKLAKMIEVFGLDVTGKTVLDIGSSTGGFTDVALQNGAKQVYALDVGTNQLAWKLRSDERVVVMENTNFRYSKRDDFTSGQPEMATIDVSFISLSLILPPLSEILTPGGHVATLIKPQFEAGREAVGKHGIVKDADTHLAVIHKVADLAKQSGFSLAGLDFSPIKGGSGNIEFIADLVLDNGATTLDEQAREHVVQDAHAQLNARREESEDGEK; encoded by the coding sequence ATGGGTGTAGAAAAAGAACGTGTTGATATTTTGGCAGTCCAACAAGGATTGTTTGAATCACGAGAACAAGCAAAGCGTGCCATCATGGCCGGACAAATCCTAGGGGATAAAGAAGAACGTAAAGACAAGCCAGGTGAAAAGATTCCAGTCACAACGGAATTGCACTTAAAGGGTGCGCCAATGCCTTACGTATCTCGTGGGGGATTCAAACTAGCGAAGATGATTGAAGTCTTCGGTTTGGACGTTACAGGTAAGACGGTATTGGATATTGGTTCATCAACAGGTGGTTTTACTGACGTTGCGTTGCAAAACGGGGCTAAGCAAGTTTATGCATTGGACGTTGGGACAAATCAATTGGCATGGAAGTTGCGTTCAGATGAACGTGTCGTTGTTATGGAAAACACGAACTTCCGTTATTCAAAGCGTGACGACTTTACTTCTGGTCAACCCGAAATGGCAACAATCGACGTATCATTTATCTCACTTAGCTTGATTTTGCCACCATTGTCAGAAATTTTGACACCTGGTGGTCACGTGGCTACATTGATTAAGCCACAATTTGAAGCTGGTCGTGAAGCAGTTGGTAAGCACGGAATCGTTAAGGATGCAGATACACACTTGGCGGTTATCCATAAGGTTGCTGATTTGGCTAAGCAAAGTGGGTTTAGCTTGGCTGGTTTAGATTTCTCACCAATTAAGGGTGGCTCAGGAAACATTGAATTCATTGCTGACCTAGTATTAGACAATGGCGCAACAACATTGGACGAACAAGCTCGTGAACATGTGGTGCAAGATGCCCACGCACAATTGAACGCGCGTCGTGAGGAGTCTGAGGATGGCGAAAAATAA
- a CDS encoding polyprenyl synthetase family protein has product MDLASFKAIWQPKLNEQLSHNLKATVKNAQLHEVMDYAVMNGGKRLRPLLTLAVIESFGRSPERYLTEASALELIHAYSLIHDDLPAMDDDDMRRGKPTTHVKFGQAMAILAGDALQPLAYEWINESLVLSDFQKSQLTLGLTKASGPNGMVGGQVLDMAFTGHDDATLFDAENVHRLKTGALIRYALVAGGILVDANQVTLSALDDFGSAFGFAFQINDDLDDLSQDDQEDKQAYPTLLGVQGAQDALAEQVALARDALAIVRYNSHANVELLESFLEYFKPALEKQWV; this is encoded by the coding sequence ATGGATTTAGCGAGCTTTAAAGCCATTTGGCAACCTAAGTTGAATGAACAACTATCACATAATTTAAAAGCCACTGTTAAAAATGCACAATTACATGAAGTCATGGATTATGCGGTGATGAATGGTGGTAAGCGATTGCGTCCATTATTGACATTGGCAGTCATCGAAAGTTTTGGCCGTAGTCCAGAACGTTATTTGACTGAAGCTAGCGCATTGGAATTAATTCATGCATATAGCTTGATTCATGATGACTTACCAGCAATGGATGACGATGATATGCGTCGTGGTAAGCCAACAACACACGTGAAGTTTGGTCAAGCAATGGCCATCTTAGCTGGGGATGCATTACAACCACTAGCGTATGAATGGATTAACGAAAGCCTAGTTTTGTCAGACTTCCAAAAGAGTCAATTGACATTGGGGCTAACGAAGGCCAGTGGACCGAACGGAATGGTTGGAGGTCAAGTGTTAGACATGGCCTTTACCGGACATGATGACGCAACTTTGTTCGATGCCGAAAATGTGCACCGTTTGAAGACGGGAGCCTTGATTCGTTATGCATTAGTAGCCGGAGGTATCTTAGTGGATGCCAATCAAGTGACATTAAGTGCGTTAGATGATTTTGGAAGTGCCTTTGGGTTTGCTTTCCAAATTAATGACGACTTAGATGACTTGTCACAAGATGATCAAGAAGATAAGCAAGCATACCCAACTTTGTTGGGTGTACAAGGGGCACAAGATGCACTTGCTGAACAAGTAGCGTTGGCACGTGATGCTTTGGCGATCGTTCGCTATAACAGTCACGCCAACGTCGAATTATTGGAATCATTTTTAGAATACTTTAAACCAGCATTGGAGAAACAATGGGTGTAG
- a CDS encoding exodeoxyribonuclease VII small subunit, giving the protein MAEQKSFEENLAGLEQIVTQLEKGDVPLEEALKQFEVGIQLSQSLQKTLETAEKSLAKIIENDGTVSEFKVTD; this is encoded by the coding sequence ATGGCAGAGCAAAAGAGTTTTGAAGAAAATTTGGCAGGTTTGGAACAAATTGTGACGCAATTGGAAAAGGGTGATGTACCGCTAGAAGAAGCCTTGAAGCAATTCGAAGTAGGGATTCAACTTAGCCAATCATTGCAAAAGACATTGGAAACAGCTGAAAAGAGCCTGGCAAAGATTATCGAAAATGATGGGACTGTATCAGAATTTAAGGTGACCGATTAA
- the xseA gene encoding exodeoxyribonuclease VII large subunit, whose product MAEYLTVSTLTKYLKRKFTADPHLKEIHVTGEVSNYRKRPNHQYFSLKDDGAVINATMFKGPFSKLPFELEAGMKVNATGHIDLYAPNGSYSLIISRLEPDGVGALYQAYEQLKRKLEAEGVFAQLQRPIPRFPKKIAVITSPSGAVIRDIMTTVERRYPIAEIVLYPAVVQGDGAVPSLLKQLQAVNADGSADVVIMGRGGGSIEDLWAFNDEQVAQQMLQMKMPIISSVGHETDTTIADFVADQRAATPTAAAELATAVPLADVWLGIQQYQQRLVAQMQRQIKQSQERLTRVQNSYVLTQPQRLYEGYLQRVDIANQRLQQNMDQQLRDAKHRYELLDPRLSAAMEQLLQRKQYQAQQAFKGLDLVSPLAVLARGYSVVEQDGAVVQSVTQVKEDDELAIRVTDGIIRAKVTGE is encoded by the coding sequence ATGGCAGAGTATTTAACAGTTAGTACACTAACAAAATATCTAAAGCGCAAATTTACAGCTGACCCACACTTGAAAGAAATTCATGTTACTGGGGAAGTATCAAATTATCGTAAGCGACCAAACCATCAATACTTTTCTTTGAAGGATGATGGTGCGGTGATTAACGCAACGATGTTTAAGGGTCCATTTTCAAAATTACCGTTTGAACTTGAAGCAGGAATGAAAGTTAATGCGACTGGACACATTGATTTGTACGCACCAAATGGTTCATACAGTTTGATTATCAGTCGCCTTGAACCCGATGGTGTTGGGGCGTTGTACCAAGCTTATGAACAATTGAAGCGTAAATTAGAAGCTGAAGGTGTCTTTGCACAACTTCAACGTCCAATCCCGCGTTTCCCCAAGAAGATTGCGGTTATCACATCACCAAGTGGTGCGGTTATTCGCGATATCATGACTACGGTTGAACGTCGTTATCCAATCGCTGAAATTGTGTTGTACCCAGCAGTGGTGCAAGGAGATGGCGCAGTTCCGTCTTTGTTGAAGCAATTGCAAGCAGTTAACGCAGATGGATCAGCGGATGTCGTGATTATGGGACGTGGTGGTGGATCCATTGAAGATTTGTGGGCATTTAATGATGAACAAGTTGCCCAACAAATGTTGCAAATGAAGATGCCGATTATTAGTTCCGTTGGACACGAAACGGATACCACGATTGCGGACTTTGTTGCCGATCAACGTGCAGCAACCCCAACAGCAGCGGCCGAACTTGCAACTGCTGTACCGCTAGCAGATGTTTGGTTGGGGATTCAACAATATCAACAAAGACTAGTTGCACAAATGCAACGCCAAATTAAGCAAAGTCAAGAACGTTTGACACGTGTTCAAAATAGCTATGTTTTGACACAACCCCAACGTTTGTATGAAGGCTACTTGCAACGTGTTGATATTGCGAACCAACGTTTACAACAAAATATGGATCAACAATTACGTGATGCTAAGCATCGCTATGAATTACTGGATCCACGTTTGAGTGCAGCGATGGAGCAATTACTACAACGTAAACAATACCAAGCGCAACAAGCGTTTAAGGGATTGGATCTTGTTAGTCCATTGGCAGTTTTGGCACGTGGATACAGTGTAGTAGAACAAGATGGCGCAGTTGTACAAAGCGTGACACAAGTTAAAGAAGATGATGAATTGGCCATTCGCGTGACTGATGGTATTATTCGAGCAAAGGTAACAGGAGAATAA
- a CDS encoding bifunctional 5,10-methylenetetrahydrofolate dehydrogenase/5,10-methenyltetrahydrofolate cyclohydrolase, producing MATIIDGKAIATRLRGAVAKQTARLQEKGITPGLAVILVGDDPASEIYVRNKGRAAEKVGIAEETFKYPSDMTEDALLAKISELNADPAVDAILVQSPVPKHINEKRIQDAIAPEKDVDGFHPVNVGRLYADREGYYPVANTPRGIMTMLAAEDVTLKHKNVVVIGRSVLVGRPMFALLENADATVTLVHRYTLDAQRKTLLAMADVVVVATGVPGLVSGDDLKAGAVVIDVGINRLEDGSLVGDVDFASAEPVASKITPVPGGVGPMTIATLMQTTLELAAEHHGVTLEDAWQSI from the coding sequence ATGGCAACCATAATTGATGGAAAAGCAATTGCAACACGTCTGCGTGGTGCAGTCGCCAAGCAAACTGCACGTTTACAAGAAAAAGGAATCACGCCTGGATTGGCGGTGATTTTAGTGGGGGATGACCCAGCAAGTGAAATCTATGTGCGTAATAAAGGACGCGCAGCAGAAAAGGTGGGGATTGCGGAAGAAACGTTTAAATATCCAAGCGATATGACGGAAGATGCTTTGTTGGCTAAGATTTCAGAATTGAATGCAGATCCAGCAGTGGACGCGATTTTAGTACAAAGTCCAGTGCCTAAGCACATTAACGAAAAGCGTATTCAAGATGCAATTGCACCAGAAAAGGACGTTGATGGCTTCCATCCAGTGAATGTTGGCCGTCTATATGCTGATCGCGAAGGTTACTATCCAGTCGCGAACACGCCACGTGGGATTATGACGATGTTAGCAGCTGAAGATGTCACATTGAAGCATAAGAATGTGGTTGTGATTGGTCGTTCAGTATTAGTTGGTCGTCCAATGTTTGCATTGCTTGAAAATGCGGATGCAACAGTAACTTTGGTTCACCGCTATACACTTGATGCACAACGCAAGACTTTGTTGGCTATGGCGGATGTCGTTGTTGTCGCAACGGGTGTTCCAGGTCTAGTATCTGGGGATGATCTAAAGGCAGGAGCCGTGGTCATTGACGTAGGTATTAATCGCCTAGAGGATGGTTCATTGGTTGGTGATGTTGATTTCGCATCAGCAGAACCAGTTGCATCAAAGATTACTCCTGTACCGGGTGGTGTAGGACCAATGACGATTGCGACCTTGATGCAAACAACGCTAGAACTAGCGGCTGAACATCACGGCGTAACTTTGGAGGATGCATGGCAGAGTATTTAA
- a CDS encoding ECF-type riboflavin transporter substrate-binding protein, with protein MTVVKKGGLIILGTLCVVLVGRLLLLDVGVDNVQGSLSYAALTIFALLSGAILTPIVAFLAHFLSDSLTYTTVWWTWIVADGVFGLMLGLIATRLNLLKQPITLQRAIQFNIWQGIANILVWGVIAPLGDALVYKSDWLYVLNQGLTAAGLNFLVIGIFGTAFIYGYHFFKNKA; from the coding sequence ATGACAGTTGTTAAAAAAGGTGGATTGATCATCTTGGGGACACTCTGTGTTGTCTTAGTTGGTCGCCTACTATTACTTGATGTTGGTGTAGATAATGTCCAAGGGTCACTATCTTATGCCGCATTAACGATTTTTGCGTTACTATCTGGGGCTATATTGACGCCAATTGTTGCCTTCTTGGCCCATTTTCTATCAGATAGTTTAACGTATACAACCGTTTGGTGGACTTGGATTGTAGCCGATGGAGTCTTTGGTTTAATGTTGGGGTTAATCGCAACGCGTTTAAACTTGTTGAAGCAACCAATTACCTTGCAACGTGCAATTCAATTTAACATCTGGCAAGGAATTGCAAATATTCTCGTCTGGGGAGTGATTGCACCATTAGGCGATGCCTTAGTCTATAAGTCAGATTGGTTATATGTGTTGAACCAAGGTTTGACCGCTGCAGGATTAAACTTCCTTGTTATTGGAATCTTTGGTACAGCCTTTATCTATGGCTACCACTTCTTTAAGAATAAAGCTTAA